The genomic interval ATAGAGTACTAGATTTTCCTGAACCTGTAGGTCCATTTACTATAATAATACCATTGTTCTGATTAATGGCTTTATAGAAAACTTTTTTATTTTCTTCTGATAAATATAAATCATCTAAGGTAAAGTTATAGTTAAACTTATCCAAAATTCTAATTACAATTTTTTCACCATTCATAGTGGGCATGATAGAAGTTCTAAAATCTATTTCTCTACCTTTATATCTCAATGAAAATCTACCATCTTGAGGTTTTCTTTTCTCAACTATATCCAATGAAGATAAAATTTTTATCTTTGAACTTATAGCTGCTAGAAAACTTTTATCTATTCTAGCAACTTCTTTTAAAATACCATTTATTCTATATCTAATCCTAACTATATTATTTAAGGCTTCTATATGTATATCACTTGCTAAAAATTTTATAGCTTCAAGTAATATGTAGAAAATACCCTTATTAGAACTTAGATTTTCTCTAGCATATAAGTCTTCTATGTCCTCAATGAGTGAAATTTTATTATTATCCATACTACTATTAATCGACTTTTTAAAATAATTCTCTATTTTTTCCATTTTTCTTTCCTTTTTGAAAATTAATTATCTTCGTCATACACTTCAAAACTATTCAAATTATTCTCATCTGAAAATTTAATAAAATAGCTTCTATTAGTATTTTTGCCTATAATATCAATTCTAACTACATTTTTTTTACTTTGTTTAGAAAAGATATTTAAGCATATGAACAAAAATAAAAAGCATAGAAATAATTTCTTAATCATTCTTTTCTCCAATCATTAAAATATGATAGAAGAATTTTTATAAAAGTATTTATCTTTAAAGATAAATACTTTTTTTTGTTTTTAAAAGTTTCCAGCAATTATATTTTTTCTATAATTTCTATAAATTATCCATATTTTCAAAAAGGTTGTCTACAAACTGCCTACAATTTCAATTTAACTTATTAATAGCAATTCTCAATTCTTCCACATCTTTATGAGTATAGATATTTTCTGTTGTTGAGAAATCTGAATGACCTATCAATTTTATGATAGAGGTACTGTTTGCATCTGCATTATTTAACATAGTTGCAAATGTATGCCTTGTATCGTGAATTGTATGTCTTTGTATTCCAAGCTTCTCAAGAAGAATTTCAAAATTATATTTGTAAGTTCTGTATCCTAGTTGTTTGAAATTTTTTGAAATTATAAAATATTCATTTTCATAATTAATATTTTCAACAAATAAAGATAATATTTTATCAGGAATCGGTATAGTTCTTATTCCAGAAGATGTTTTACTTTTCCTGATGTAAATAACTTTATCATCTAAATCAATATCAGTAACTTTTAAACCTAAAAATTCCCCAATTCTCATACCAGTATAGATTAGAATCAAAACAGTATATGTATATTTATTTTCTAAATTTTCCCATAAAATATTAATTTCATTTTTAGTAAAAATTTTTCTTTCAATAACAACATTCTTTTTACCCAGCTCCACAAACTTAACTTTATTACTTTCAATAAAATCATTCTTTACAGCAAAATCAAAGATTCTGTTTAATACACTTTTACAGTTTCCTTTATAATTGTACGAAAAACTCATTTCATCAAAAATTTTTTGTAGCTGAAATAATTTAACATCAGAGATTTTATATTCATCTAAAATATTAAAAAATTTTAGAATTATTCCAATTTTTTTTATACTTGAAATAGTTATTTTCTCCTTTACAGAAGAAAACCACAGGTTTTTAATTTCTCCAAAAGTTTTACCACTAAATAATAAAGGATTTTTATTATAATTAAATAAAGTTTCTTGAGCTTCTTTTTTAGTTTCAAAATATCCTAAATATTTTCTTCTTGTAGCTCCGAATTCATCTTGAAATGATACTCTGACTGCCCAGCTCTTTCTCCTTTTACCTTTAAGTTTGTAGATACTTCCAGTACCATTTTGATTTTTCAATTTTCCTCCTTTCCAAAAAAAAGAGAGTTCAATTATAATTTTACTCTCTCTTTTCATTTGTAGCAAATAAATTATTTATTATAGAAGTTTGTATTTTAATTCAAAAACTTTATTATCAGACTTAACTTTTATAAAAAATCTCATTTTAGAAGCAATACAGAAAACTAAAAAGCCATAACCATTTTCATAAGGAAGCCATACAGGTTCTCCTCCTGGTTCTTGTTCATCCATAAAACAACTTGGAATACTTCTTATATCTTCGTCAGTCAATGTTTCAGTGTCAAATTTTTCAATAAATAAATCAGTGCTTAACATTCTTTTTTACCCCTTTCTAACAAAAAAAGCTATTGTAATTTAATTCAAGAACTTTATTTTCTGCCATTATTTTAATAAAATATCTATCCTTGATATGAAAAACAACATATTTATTAATTACATCTCTAAGTATCCAACCACCAGTAGCATCATCACTGTCAATAAAATCACCTGGTACTCTTTTTATATCTTTATCTTTTAGAGTACCATTATCAAATTTTTCTATAAAATCTTTAACAGTTAGCATTGTTCTATATTCTCCTTTCCATAGATTCTATCAAATTCTTTTTTTGAAATTCTTCCAGAGATAATAGAAATTTTTTCAATCTTTTTTTCCTTAACTAAAATTTTATTTAGATCATTAATTATATTGTAAGCCTTTGATTTACTACACTTTAACATAATAGCAATATCTTCAGCTTTATAAACTAAACTTTCAATATTCATATAAAATTCAACTCCTTGTATTAATCGTTCGCCCAGCTGTCCTGCTTCCGTCGCTATTCGCTCCGATATCGCTACAGCTGACCTCACTCTTTTGGGTTTTATTATCCCCGCCCCCCCGTCCAACTTATGAGCCGTTTCAAGTCTGCTCTGCCCCCTGTTATAATTTTAAAATTATATATTCTAGGGCAGTTGTATTTTCTTCAGGTTATGTAATCATACCCTTGTATAATCTATCTAAATTTTTTATAGCTTCATCTAAGTCAGCTAGTTCAGTATTTATAATTTCTTGCTTTATGTTTTTATACCATTTAAGAGCCAATTTTTTATTTTTATAATGATTATAATTAGCTCCTAATAAATCAAGCTGTATTTTACCTACAGTCTCAAGTAAAGCAAACATATACATATAAGCCGTGCTTTTAAAATAAATTTGTTTCATATAAAAAGCCTCCTTTAATTGCTAGGGGAGTGATGAACTCCCCTATATTTATTTTAAGTTCCTAGCCCACTTTTAAATTTTTATTTACAACTAATCTTGCACCTTGAACATTTTCACCAGCCTTTAAGGCAGATTTTATTTTTTCTTTTGAAATCTTTTCAGTTGTAACAATTTCTATAAATTTTTTATCGATTAAAGATTCATCATAAATTTCTGTTGATGTTGATTTTGTAAATTTTATAGTTCCTAATACTGTATCAATTTTTTCAATTTTATTTACTAGCATTACATTTTTTATATAATCTTTAAATTTATTTAATTGATTTTCTCTTAATTTTTTTAATCCTTTTAATCTCTCTATTTCAGTATCAAGGGCTTCAATAGTTAGTTCCTGGTTTCTTACTACTGCAATTATATTTGCTGATTTATTTTTTAAATCTTGAGTCAATTCTTGATTCCAAATAGCTAATTGATTTTTGTCTTCAGATATTTCTCCAGTTTCTGCATTGATTCCTAATTCTAAATATTCCATTTTTTCAATATAGTCTTTTGTTACATCATAAAAATTCATAATTTCCTCCCTCTTAAAAATTATAATGTTTCTCCCGCCTTTGCACTTAGTTTTTTGCTCTTCCTCATCGCAAAAAATCAAGTGCTTCAGTTGGGTTCTTTGCTTCAGCCAATTCTTACTGGGTCATCAGTAATTATTGTCTGAAGCAAAGACTAAAAAAAAATTAATTTATAAATATCTTTTGATATGCCTCTTTAACCTGTTCTTCTGTCATTTGAAAAATATTTTTAGCTTTAAAATGTCCTAACATTCTCATCATTTTATCTTTTGGTAAATCTGTTAATTTAGAAATCATTTTATCTTTTGTTAAAATTGGTTCTTGAATTATTTTTTTTTCTTTTGTATCTTTTTTATCTTCAGCAATAATTTCTTGTAACTCTTCTTTTATATATAAACTAAGTCCAAGCCCAAACATTGCTAAATTTTTAACAAGACATCTCATTATATTATCATTAATTTGTCTTGAATTTGGTTCAGTGACTGCATTATGTTTATTGTCCATAACTGGTAACATCATTTCTTTAAATTCTCCAAACATAACTATTCTAGTTTTAACAAAATGTACATTCCCTCTTGAAAAGAATGGAAGCCCGTCAGCATCTGTATAAACTTGATAAGTCATTGCTGGATCTTTTTCCATTGCTATTTTATAAGCAGTTGCCCAGCTCAAATATGAAAGTCCTTTGTAATCTTTTTCAATATATTTTTTTAAATCAATATTATATAAATTTTCAAAATTTTCTTTTTTCATAGTAGGCCCCTTTCAATTTCAATATATTTTTCTATGAGTTCAACAGCTTTTATTAAACTAATTCCAGCAGGAAAAATTATCAACTTAGAATACTTTTGAAAAACTTTTAATTTCACTGATTCCCCCTTTACATTTCTAAAAAATTTGATATAATAAATTAGATATTTTTGAAAAAACTTTTAATTTCTGGGAGAGTTCTAAACTCTCCCTTTGCCTTTTAAACAAGTTTTTATTTTTTTCTATAAAATCCCTCCTATTTTTTAAAGTAAAAAATTTAGATCCTCATCTCCTTTTCTATTTTTTCAATTTCACTTTTTCTTTCATTTATCAACTCCATTCACATTAACTCTTTTGTGTTACATTTCTTTTAAAAAAATATTCATCCTCCACACTAATATTATAACTCAAATGAGTTACATTGTCAACTTTTTTTTGCTTTTTTTTATAAAATATTTTAAAATAAATTGGCTCCAGATTTTATAACTTGATCTTTGCTTCAGCTAATAATTATAACTGACCTTATAAGAATTAGCTGAAGCAAAGAACCCAACTGAACACCAGCATTTTTTTGCGATGAGGAAGAGCAAAAAAGCTGGGGGCAAGGCGGGAGGATTCATAAACTGAAAATAAAATACAACTGCCCTAGAATATATAATTTTAAAATTATAACAGGGGGCAGAGCAGACTTGAAACGGCTCATAAGTTGGACGGGGGGGCGGGGATAATAAAACCCAAAAGAGTGAGGTCAGCTGTAGCGATATCGGAGCGAGTAGCGACGGAAGCAGGACAGCTGGGCGAACGATTAATACAAGGAGTTGAATTTATATGAATATTGAAAATAAAAAAAATTTTGGAGAAATATTAAAAGAAGTTAGAATTAAGAATGGGGATAGTTTTAGAACCTTAGCTGATAAAATAAATATTGTCTTCAGTTATATAGATAAAGTTGAAAAAGGAATTAGACCAATAAATAAAGAAATGTTCTCAAGACTTTTGAATGTCTATCCACTTGATAAAAAAAAATTAATGGTTGCCTACACTTTTGAAGTTTTTCCAGAAAATGCAATTAAAGATTTAGATCTATTGAAAGATTCAAATGATTATGAATTTATTTATAAATTTTTATTTGAAAATTTATCAGCTGAAGAAAAGAAAAATTTATTAAAAAATATGTATGATAGACTTGAGGTTGATTGTTATAAAAATGGTACTTATGAGAAAAATAAAGAAAAATTAAATCTGATAAAATCTAAAATTGACAAATTAAAATAAAATTATTTTTTGCTTCTATCATATTTTAAAATAAAAAGTCCTGGAACTTCATCAGGGCTTTTTTATACTTGACAATGTAACTCATAAGGGTTATAATTCTAATATAACAAGTTTTTATTTTTTTAATTTTGATGTAACTCAAAAGGGGGATAGTATGGATACTAAAAAAATTGCAGAACTTATAGATAAAGAAAGACGCCTACAATTTGATCAACAATCTAAATATATGGATACTCTTGGTCTTCCACGTCAAAATTATGCTGCAATTATGAAAAGATTAAAAAAAGATAATAGCCAAGTAAGTTTTAATTTAATTAATGCATTATTAAAACCCCTTGGATACAAATTAGACATAGTTAAGACTACATAATTTAAAATATAATTCTTATTCCAGAAGATGTTTTTATTTTTTTCATCATTGCTATTTTAAACAGTCAAGAAAAATGATTCCCCTCAATCATTTTTTCTTGACTTCTTCTTTATTGATTTGATTATCATTTAGAATCTCTTTCATAAGTTTTAGAATTTCAATAATTTCTTCTTTTTTCATATTTCTTCAGCTCCTTTATTTTAGTTATTTATATTTTAAAGTTATATTTTTCGTTCACATAAAAATTTTACAGAAAGGCAGGTTATAAAAGTGAGTATCAAAAATGGCAATTATTTTACAGTACAGGCATTTATGAGAAATAATTTGAATTTAAAAGGGAATGAGCTTTTAATCTATGCAATAATTTTTGGTTTTTCTCAAGTTGAGAATCAATATTTTACTGGTAGTTTAAATTATTTAGCTGAATGGACTGGAATTTCTTCTAAAACAACTGTTATGACAATTTTGAATTCTCTCATATCTAAAGGGCTTCTTGAAAAAGAAGAAATTTATAATAATGGTATTAAGTTTTGTAAATATAAAGCATTGATTGAGCCAAAAGAAATTGATGAAGTTGATGAAGTTATAAAGAAAGATATTGAAAATAATAAAAAAAATATTTCTAGTAGTATACAAAAGAATGATGTCAAAAATTGTGAGGGTATATCAAAAATTGATATGGGTATATCAAAAATTGATACGGGGGTATATCAAAAATTGATACGGGGTATATCAAAAATTGATAATAATAAAATAGATATAATACATAAATATAATAATCATATCATAGAGGAAAAAAATGATTTTTTTATGATAAAGAAATTTTTTGATGAAAATAAAATAGATTTTTCTAAAAAACATCAAGAAATAATTTTGAAGTTGTTGAAAAAGAATTCAGCTACTTATTTACTAAAAATTTTTCAAGATGAAATTGATATTTTAAAAAATGATCCTGCTGTAAAAAATATAAATGCTATGTTTTCATACCATCTTTTTAATGGAACTGTTCAAATTGATATGAAAGAAATTAAGAAAAAAGAAATTGAAATTCTTTCTAAGAAGAGTCAAGAAAAAGAAAATTATTATAATTTTGATAGAACTTTAGAAATTTTTAATAAACTTTCAGTTGAGGACCAGGAAGAAATAGAAAATAAAATTTTGAATTTAAAAGAGATTAACTCTAACTTCTTACTGGAAGTTAAAAAGAATAGTAAATTATTTTATTATAGACTAATTTGTGATTATTTAAAAAGAGAATTAACTATAAAAGGGGTAATATAGATATGATAGGTTATCAAATTGAAATAAAATTTAAAAGAGATAGTAATGAGCAATTTTTAAGGGCTTCAATATCTACTGATGACTATTTAAATGATAATAAACTTGAAGAAATAGTTATTAATATTTCTAATGTTTTAAAAAAAATTTTTTCATCTAGTGAAATAAAAATTTTAGAAACAGATATTAAGCTTGAGGAATAGAATAATGCATCCAGCTGACACAAAAAAATATATCAAAAAAAAATGACCTTATTAAAGGGCTAAATTTGAGCTTTTAGACATATAAGAGGTATTATTATATGGCTATAATTTTTATAATAGGTGATAATATGACAGACGAAAAGATCAGAGAAATTGAGGAAATATTGTTCACTTACAAAGATTACTGCATTATTAACAAAGACAATAAGTATGCAGATATGATAGCTGATGTTGAATCTGCTCTTTTTGTGATTAGAAAAAATAAAAGATTTGATTTTA from Fusobacterium pseudoperiodonticum carries:
- a CDS encoding helix-turn-helix domain-containing protein, whose amino-acid sequence is MNIENKKNFGEILKEVRIKNGDSFRTLADKINIVFSYIDKVEKGIRPINKEMFSRLLNVYPLDKKKLMVAYTFEVFPENAIKDLDLLKDSNDYEFIYKFLFENLSAEEKKNLLKNMYDRLEVDCYKNGTYEKNKEKLNLIKSKIDKLK
- a CDS encoding sigma factor-like helix-turn-helix DNA-binding protein; translated protein: MAIIFIIGDNMTDEKIREIEEILFTYKDYCIINKDNKYADMIADVESALFVIRKNKRFDFIDLRYFKNMTYEEIAEELDVDIRTVFRIRKRLLSKLKLHFKIRRLL
- a CDS encoding tyrosine-type recombinase/integrase, with the translated sequence MKNQNGTGSIYKLKGKRRKSWAVRVSFQDEFGATRRKYLGYFETKKEAQETLFNYNKNPLLFSGKTFGEIKNLWFSSVKEKITISSIKKIGIILKFFNILDEYKISDVKLFQLQKIFDEMSFSYNYKGNCKSVLNRIFDFAVKNDFIESNKVKFVELGKKNVVIERKIFTKNEINILWENLENKYTYTVLILIYTGMRIGEFLGLKVTDIDLDDKVIYIRKSKTSSGIRTIPIPDKILSLFVENINYENEYFIISKNFKQLGYRTYKYNFEILLEKLGIQRHTIHDTRHTFATMLNNADANSTSIIKLIGHSDFSTTENIYTHKDVEELRIAINKLN
- a CDS encoding DUF1071 domain-containing protein, with protein sequence MKKENFENLYNIDLKKYIEKDYKGLSYLSWATAYKIAMEKDPAMTYQVYTDADGLPFFSRGNVHFVKTRIVMFGEFKEMMLPVMDNKHNAVTEPNSRQINDNIMRCLVKNLAMFGLGLSLYIKEELQEIIAEDKKDTKEKKIIQEPILTKDKMISKLTDLPKDKMMRMLGHFKAKNIFQMTEEQVKEAYQKIFIN
- a CDS encoding helix-turn-helix domain-containing protein; the protein is MRNNLNLKGNELLIYAIIFGFSQVENQYFTGSLNYLAEWTGISSKTTVMTILNSLISKGLLEKEEIYNNGIKFCKYKALIEPKEIDEVDEVIKKDIENNKKNISSSIQKNDVKNCEGISKIDMGISKIDTGVYQKLIRGISKIDNNKIDIIHKYNNHIIEEKNDFFMIKKFFDENKIDFSKKHQEIILKLLKKNSATYLLKIFQDEIDILKNDPAVKNINAMFSYHLFNGTVQIDMKEIKKKEIEILSKKSQEKENYYNFDRTLEIFNKLSVEDQEEIENKILNLKEINSNFLLEVKKNSKLFYYRLICDYLKRELTIKGVI
- a CDS encoding siphovirus Gp157 family protein, producing the protein MNFYDVTKDYIEKMEYLELGINAETGEISEDKNQLAIWNQELTQDLKNKSANIIAVVRNQELTIEALDTEIERLKGLKKLRENQLNKFKDYIKNVMLVNKIEKIDTVLGTIKFTKSTSTEIYDESLIDKKFIEIVTTEKISKEKIKSALKAGENVQGARLVVNKNLKVG